A window of Haliscomenobacter hydrossis DSM 1100 contains these coding sequences:
- a CDS encoding alkene reductase — protein MQPLLTPYTLGNLELKNRVVMAPMTRSRTPDTVPNALNVLYYTQRASAGLIVAESTNINTHGMGGPFTPGVFSSEQAEGWKQVTEAVHARGGKIFLQLWHAGRVAHPDNIGGQQPVGPSPLKAEGKAFTATGFKEYVTPRELSIAEIQSIIDAYRQAAQNAKIAGFDGVELHAAFGYLPNQFLSDSSNQRQDEYGGSIENRARFVLEVLDALCSEWDSQRVGIRIAPSNVYNSVLDSNPPAIYGYLVTKLNERKLAYLSVMEAFVKEHTNPNFIHNVSGHFRPLYQGTLITNGGINQARGNFLIESGQADLIAFGQLYIANPDLVERFTHEIELAVPDRSTFYGGDERGYTDYKFL, from the coding sequence ATGCAACCTCTATTGACGCCCTACACCTTAGGGAATTTGGAACTGAAAAACCGCGTCGTGATGGCGCCGATGACGCGCAGTCGCACTCCTGATACGGTGCCCAATGCACTCAATGTCTTGTATTATACCCAAAGAGCCAGTGCGGGTTTGATTGTAGCCGAATCCACCAACATCAACACGCACGGCATGGGCGGGCCTTTTACCCCCGGTGTTTTTTCAAGCGAACAAGCCGAAGGCTGGAAACAAGTTACCGAAGCCGTTCACGCCCGTGGTGGCAAAATCTTTTTGCAGCTCTGGCACGCTGGCCGCGTAGCCCACCCCGATAACATTGGTGGCCAACAACCCGTGGGTCCTTCCCCCCTCAAAGCCGAAGGCAAAGCTTTTACCGCTACTGGATTTAAAGAATACGTAACTCCACGTGAGTTGAGCATCGCCGAAATCCAGTCCATTATTGATGCGTACCGCCAAGCCGCCCAAAACGCTAAAATTGCGGGTTTTGATGGCGTGGAATTGCACGCTGCATTCGGGTATTTGCCCAACCAGTTTTTGAGTGATTCCTCCAACCAGCGCCAGGATGAATACGGTGGCTCCATCGAAAACCGTGCCCGCTTTGTGCTCGAAGTACTTGATGCCCTGTGCAGTGAATGGGACTCCCAACGCGTGGGCATTCGAATTGCCCCCAGCAACGTGTACAACAGCGTGTTGGACTCCAACCCGCCCGCCATCTACGGTTATTTGGTAACAAAACTCAACGAACGGAAGCTCGCTTACCTCTCGGTGATGGAGGCTTTTGTCAAAGAACATACCAACCCGAATTTTATCCACAATGTATCTGGCCATTTTCGCCCGCTTTATCAGGGTACATTGATTACCAACGGCGGCATCAACCAGGCGCGTGGAAATTTCCTGATCGAATCCGGCCAGGCTGATCTGATCGCTTTCGGGCAGTTGTACATCGCTAATCCAGATTTGGTCGAGCGTTTTACCCATGAAATCGAACTGGCAGTACCGGATCGGAGTACGTTTTATGGCGGGGATGAACGGGGGTATACGGACTATAAATTTTTGTAA